From a single Triplophysa rosa linkage group LG17, Trosa_1v2, whole genome shotgun sequence genomic region:
- the acer1 gene encoding alkaline ceramidase 1, whose translation MERAVVDTFLRGIPSFPSADKMANIFSYESSEVDWCEDNYKHSEIVVEYFNTMSSFIFFVISPIMLYLLHPYARERNLAVHLVWIMMVFVGIFSMYFHMTLSFMGQMLDELSILWVLAIGYSLWFPRRHFPSFVKDRRSFSQMVLVMTVVTTIFSFFKPTANAYALNFFALHIIYSLLVELKDCPNQRVLRLTWASIGLWVLAISCWISDRFGCSFWQKLNFCYLHGIWHILIVLATAYASTLIAYLDATLEIPYSLPDVQYWPRDSWAIGLPYIVLKGTTKLRKRC comes from the exons ATGGAGCGCGCGGTGGTGGATACATTTTTAAGAG ggatCCCTTCATTCCCATCAGCGGATAAAATGGCAAACATATTTTCTTATGAGAGCTCTGAAGTGGACTGGTGTGAAGATAACTATAAACACTCAGAGATTGTTGTGGAATATTTTAACACG ATGAGCAGTTTCATCTTCTTTGTGATCTCCCCTATTATGCTTTACCTGTTACATCCATATGCCAGGGAAAGGAACCTGGCCGTGCACCTGGTCTGGATCATGATGGTCTTTGTAG GTATCTTCTCCATGTATTTTCACATGACTCTGAGTTTCATGGGACAGATGCTTGATGAGCTGTCAATCCTCTGGGTTTTGGCTATCGGCTACTCTCTGTGGTTCCCACGCAGACACTTCCCATCTTTTGTTAAGGACAG GAGATCCTTCTCTCAAATGGTTCTGGTTATGACGGTTGTAACCACTATATTCTCCTTTTTCAAACCTACAGCCAATGCCTACGCTCTCAACTTCTTTGCACTACATATCATCTACTCCCTGTTGGTGGAATTAAAAGA TTGCCCAAATCAGAGAGTTTTGCGACTGACCTGGGCATCTATTGGTCTGTGGGTGCTGGCCATCTCCTGCTGGATCAGCGATCGCTTTGGCTGTAGTTTTTGGCAGAAACTGAACTTCTGTTATCTGCATGGGATCTG GCACATTTTGATTGTGTTAGCCACTGCTTATGCTAGCACTTTGATCGCCTACCTGGATGCTACCCTGGAGATCCCCTATTCACTACCTGACGTGCAGTACTGGCCACGGGATAGCTGGGCAATTGGGCTGCCTTACATTGTCCTTAAAGGCACCACAAAGCTGAGGAAAAGGTGTTAG